The following coding sequences lie in one Cloeon dipterum chromosome 1, ieCloDipt1.1, whole genome shotgun sequence genomic window:
- the LOC135940533 gene encoding protein disabled-like isoform X4, translating to MQTPPSSSSASAAGDSPRPQRRAADQDTPRRLALPKMPNFLTLASPKRLQKDKEHHHESVSARDKNEPSRFLGDGVSFKAKLIGILEVGEARGDRMCQEALADLKMAIRAAGEHKQRITINIAIDGLRLRDEKTMDCLYHHPVHKISFIAQDMTDSRAFGYIFGSPDTGHRFFGIKTDKAAGQVVVAMRDLFQVVFELKKKEIELAKQHIEQQQMKFSVGKSLENLTYSKYNKFQSLLDSGSRYSALKDDSKLENGCLGAASKSAQQTSEVEDAAAQGQFDVFTELDPLGTGRSKPYVDKKDFFQELKNPPKKVLKELVEPKDGEASSGTFAATFSHSVQPSDRRTPTQRKYSADVMALDPFADSDPFGEPDFVDEPFPASESVDPFDTCFADFTMFGSQKMDKSNNAADVFHGPLRVSLPPEKRSGGGGTSLLPPPPTGSKRASPTLKSSPKSPRSPLKQKPAVSDTPMVRIPSPKSGRRRTGAIRKSPLADEERISNSSAELADIAPEPPPRPASSKPPPLPPKKQQTSQQYKPPRPPPCEQYDYINNIEAPVSVSSPPLPMPVRRPRTSSGTEIPRPRQQQQQSQEMAQFSLPPPPAKEEKKPKVAANLTLRQLTNMNITELASSLNVSPGHLSKMTLQELAGFLASVSTEGSPSSNKDVSVEPQKAEESEPVERENYSALRESLDGEETFRADFDNNFADFSSTDFQNLKEDVFQEAPFDKYAVFRELEQEEKSTTDNVEDNTETAEFEDAVQDSIKEEAELPRSDSAMAEEGLRDEELEDYTEDGDKYAALREICTEDPGAQGEVDESDKDDSESVTKKVDEDLNLLSISRQPSDSPESVTMEPTNVRESIIESTILEEEVASDGGSQYEEPVEIPVEKQPLQQEEDEEVEVDVQSVKDDDSKEETLKLEEEPVQNIQSPVRAVSPPKELAIPVESNEEMSISPGGGWAKFEDEDKKLEDPEMSPWSVDGKEFGGKGFTPEKAYTPDSNSGSRRHRYRSRESPWQDDEDDDQEGDWEDRENGWRDEKYRRPRKRSPWGQRTAKKTSPWEDDDEESFDEVAYKPKRPGRPSSANRRPPSWDDEEPEYDEPRRRPPHRYEEKRDRSGSRGEYMRRREWEEQRSKYAAAYATWAERGQRKSGGSQERRSRESAAAARRKQFDSHYYNYRPPEYDEPYDPRYKSKKTVGSGPKRPASATDLRKGGGRRGRHSPDDDDDDEMDDEEPGFGGDGGRFRTPSADPARHWQDDFNSDHEAAPTREQHYEQRSYTMHSKRRQKQRRDDFYNKSPFEDDFSTRSFHATEFSSIESPTAETVRRQLDEDEQQQAAAVARISSTKASIGSSRRSPFEDDFTPPETRRGSARILSSISSDISRSPHDPAFCRADDVFLPEPEVDAPPHEHRRKQQQRWPDDRQVAGMKNRLSSSARMASQDSGNIKKSESVNIFSRESDPFADDDFFADTERPRKKNNGDAFKWSEPNFGSFDFKEEDEEEEE from the exons ATGCAGACCCCTCCGTCTTCATCATCGGCCTCAGCGGCTGGAGACTCGCCCCGGCCGCAGAGAAGAGCTGCCGACCAAGACACACCCCGGAGGCTGGCCTTGCCCAAGATGCCCAATTTCCTGACACTTGCGTCGCCCAAGCGGCTGCAGAAGGACAAGGAGCACCACCACGAAAGCGTGTCAGCAAGAG ATAAAAATGAGCCGTCGCGGTTTCTGGGCGACGGAGTCAGTTTTAAAGCCAAGCTGATAGGCATATTAGAGGTGGGCGAGGCGAGGGGCGACAGGATGTGCCAGGAGGCGCTCGCCGACCTGAAAATGGCCATAAGGGCGGCGGGCGAGCACAAGCAGAGGATCACCATCAATATCGCCATCGACGGCTTGCGGCTCCGCGACGAGAAAACTATG GACTGCTTGTATCACCACCCAGTGCACAAAATTTCCTTCATAGCGCAAGACATGACTGACTCGAGGGCTTTTGGCTATATTTTCGGCTCCCCGGACACTGGCCATCGTTTCTTTGGCATTAAGACTGATAAGGCAGCTGGACAG GTTGTTGTGGCAATGAGAGATTTATTCCAAGTTGTGTTTGAACTTAAGAAAAAGGAAATAGAACTGGCCAAGCAGCACatcgagcagcagcagatgaAGTTCTCGGTTGGCAAGTCGCTGGAAAATCTGACATACTCAAAA TACAACAAATTTCAGAGCCTTCTAGACTCGGGCAGCAGGTACAGCGCCCTGAAAGACGACTCGAAGCTCGAAAACGGGTGCCTGGGCGCTGCGAGCAAGTCAGCGCAGCAGACCTCTGAG GTTGAAGACGCGGCGGCTCAAGGTCAATTCGACGTTTTCACGGAGCTCGATCCTTTGGGTACCGGGCGGAGCAAACCTTACGTGGACAAAAAAGATTTCTTCCAAGAGTTGAAGAACCCGCCTAAGAAAGTGCTCAAGGAGTTGGTCGAGCCGAAGGACGGTGAGGCCTCCAGCGGCACATTTGCCGCCACCTTCAGCCACTCTGTGCAGCCCTCTGACCGGAGGACGCCGACGCAGCGCAAGTATTCCGCTGACGTGATGGCGCTGGACCCGTTCGCCGACAGCGACCCTTTTGGCGAGCCCGATTTCGTCGACGAGCCGTTCCCAGCCTCTGAGTCAGTAGATCCCTTCGACACGTGCTTCGCCGACTTCACCATGTTTGGCAGTCAGAAGATGGACAAGAGCAACAACGCCGCCGACGTGTTTCACGGTCCACTTCGCGTCAGTCTGCCGCCGGAGAAACGCAGTGGGGGTGGGGGCACCTCGCTACTACCGCCGCCACCCACTGGCTCAAAGCGAGCCTCCCCAACGCTCAAATCGTCCCCAAAGTCTCCGCGGTCGCCGCTGAAGCAGAAGCCGGCCGTGTCGGACACGCCTATGGTACGGATCCCAAGTCCTAAGTCTGGCAGGAGGAGAACCGGCGCCATCCGCAAGAGTCCCCTGGCCGACGAGGAGCGCATTTCCAACTCGAGCGCCGAGCTGGCGGACATCGCGCCCGAGCCGCCTCCCAGACCAGCCTCTTCAaagccgccaccgctgccaCCCAAGAAGCAGCAGACCAGCCAGCAATACAAGCCGCCTCGGCCACCCCCGTGCGAGCAGTACGACTACATCAACAACATCGAGGCTCCAGTTAGCGTTTCCAGTCCACCGCTGCCCATGCCCGTGCGGCGGCCCAGAACCAGCAGCGGCACCGAGATTCCCAG GCCgcggcaacagcagcagcagtcgcaGGAAATGGCGCAGTTttcgctgccaccgccgcctgCCAAGGAAGAGAAGAAGCCAAAGGTCGCTGCCAACCTCACCCTGCGCCAACTGACAAATATGAACATCACGGAGCTGGCCTCCAGTTTGAACGTGTCACCTGGCCACTTGTCTAAAATGACGCTGCAGGAGCTTGCTGGATTTTTGGCGTCCGTGTCCACAGAGGGAAGTCCGTCTTCGAACAAAGACGTTTCTGTTGAACCCCAAAAGGCTGAGGAATCCGAGCCAGTAGAGAGagaaaa CTACTCCGCTTTAAGGGAATCACTTGATGGCGAGGAAACGTTCAGAGcagattttgataataattttgccgACTTCTCTTCAACTGATTTCCAAAATCTGAAAGAGGATGTGTTCCAAGAGGCGCCGTTCGACAAGTATGCCGTGTTCCGGGAGCTAGAACAGGAAGAGAAGTCCACAACAGACAATGTTGAGGATAACACAGAGACTGCTGAATTCGAAGATGCTGTGCAGGACAGCATCAAGGAGGAGGCCGAGCTGCCCCGCAGTGACAGTGCCATGGCGGAAGAAGGACTGCGGGACGAGGAGCTCGAGGATTACACTGAAGACGGTGACAAGTACGCGGCTTTGAGAGAGATATGCACAGAGGACCCTGGAGCTCAAGGAGAG GTGGACGAATCAGATAAAGATGACAGTGAGAGCGTAACGAAGAAAGTAGACGAAGACTTGAACCTTTTGTCAATATCAAGGCAGCCTAGTGACAGTCCAGAGTCTGTGACCATGGAGCCAACAAATGTCAGAGAGTCAATAATAGAGAGCACCATTCTCGAAGAGGAAGTTGCAAGTGATGGTGGAAGTCAGTATGAAGAGCCAGTAGAAATTCCAGTTGAAAAGCAACCGCTGCAGCAAGAGGAAGATGAAGAGGTTGAGGTAGACGTCCAGTCCGTAAAGGACGACGACAGCAAAGAGGAGACTCTTAAGTTAGAGGAGGAGCCTGTCCAAAATATCCAGTCGCCTGTAAGAGCTGTGTCGCCTCCTAAGGAGCTCGCCATTCCTGTCGAGAGCAATGAGGAAATGTCAATTTCTCCTGGTGGAGGCTGGGCAAAGTTCGAGGATGAAGACAAGAAGCTTGAAGATCCTGAAATGTCCCCATGGTCCGTGGATGGCAAGGAGTTTGGTGGAAAGGGATTCACTCCTGAAAAGGCTTACACGCCTGACTCAAACAGTGGCAGTCGGAGACACAG GTATAGAAGTAGAGAGAGCCCATGGCAGGATGATGAGGACGATGATCAAGAAGGCGACTGGGAAGACAGGGAAAATGGTTGGAGAGACGAAAAGTACAGACGTCCAAGGAAGCGGTCGCCGTGGGGACAGAGGACGGCAAAAAAGACGTCTCCGTGGGAGGATGACGATGAAGAGAGCTTTGATGAAGTGGCCTACAAACCTAAGCGTCCAGGCAGGCCAAGTTCGGCCAACCGCCGACCACCCTCTTGGGACGATGAGGAGCCTGAGTACGATGAGCCACGAAGAAGACCTCCACACAG ATATGAAGAAAAGAGAGACCGAAGCGGCAGCCGCGGCGAGTACATGCGGCGGCGTGAATGGGAAGAGCAGCGCAGCAAGTACGCAGCCGCTTACGCGACTTGGGCAGAGCGCGGGCAGCGCAAGAGCGGCGGCTCGCAGGAGCGTCGGAGTCGcgagtcggcggcggcagcgcggcgCAAGCAGTTCGACAGTCACTACTACAACTACCGTCCGCCTGAGTATGACGAGCCGTACGACCCGCGCTACAAGAGCAAGAAAACGGTGGGCAGCGGGCCGAAGCGGCCGGCCAGCGCCACGGACTTGCGCAAGGGCGGTGGGCGCAGGGGGCGCCACTCGCCAGAtgacgatgacgacgacgagATGGACGACGAGGAGCCGGGTTttggcggcgacggcggaCGCTTCCGCACGCCCAGCGCCGACCCGGCGCGTCACTGGCAGGATGACTTCAACTCTGACCATGAGGCAGCACCGACGCGCGAGCAGCACTACGAGCAGCGCTCGTACACAATGCACTCCAAGCGGCGGCAGAAGCAACGCCGCGATGACTTTTACAACAAGTCGCCGTTCGAAGACGACTTTTCAACACGCTCCTTCCACGCCACCGAGTTCTCCTCGATCGAGAGCCCGACGGCCGAGACGGTGCGCCGGCAGCTGGACGAGGACGAGCAGCAACAGGCGGCTGCGGTGGCGCGTATCTCCAGCACCAAGGCATCCATCGGCTCGAGCAGGCGGTCGCCGTTCGAGGACGACTTCACGCCGCCGGAGACGCGCCGCGGCTCTGCGCGCATCCTCTCCAGCATCTCCAGTGATATCAGCCGCTCGCCGCACGACCCGGCCTTTTGCAGGGCGGACGACGTGTTTCTGCCTGAGCCGGAGGTGGACGCGCCGCCGCATGAACACCGgcgcaagcagcagcagcggtggcCTGACGACAGGCAGGTGGCCGGCATGAAAAATAGACTGAGTTCGTCGGCTCGAATGGCCTCGCAGGACTCGGGCAACATAAAGAAGTCCGAGTCGGTGAACATCTTTTCCAGGGAAAGCGACCCGTTCGCCGATGACGACTTTTTTGCCGACACCGAGCGGCCGAGAAAGAAGAACAACGGCGATGCGTTTAAGTGGTCAGAACCGAACTTCGGTAGCTTTGATTTCAAAGAAGAggatgaagaagaagaagagtgA